Sequence from the Verrucomicrobiia bacterium genome:
GCCTGCGCCGGCTGCAATTGACCGGCTTCCTGGGACGGAATTACGTCGCCGGCAACACGGTGGTGGTGGCCGCCGGCAACATCCGGCATGCCGCCGTGGTGCGGGCCGCAAGCCGTTATGCCCGGCATTTTCGCACCGGCGCCCCGCCCGTTTGTCCGCCCGCTGAGGCGCGCCAGCGCGGACCGCGCCTCAAATTGTTCGCCAAACCCATCGAACAGGCGCAGCTCGCCCTCGGCCTGCGCACGTGCTCGCGTCATGATGATCGGCGTTTTGCCCTGCGCGTCTTCAACGCCATCCTTGGCGAGAACATGAGTTCACGGCTGTTCCAGCGCATTCGTGAAGACCTGGGACTGGCCTACACCATTTACAGCACGCCGAGCTTCTATGCGGACACGGGCGACCTCGTCATCTCGGCCGGGCTGGACACGGACAACCTGCCCCGCACCCTGCGGCTGATCCGGCAGGAGCTGGAGCGTTGCGCCGCCGCCGCGCCCGGCCGCGCCGAATTGCAGCGTGCCCGCGACTTTGTCATCGGCCAGTTCGACCTGACCCTGGAAAGCACGGAAAACCAGATGAACTTCGTCGGCGAACAAGTCCTCGGTTACGGCCGTCTCACCGCACCGGAACTGACCAAACGCCGGCTCGCGGCGGTGACCGCCACGCAAATCCGGCTGGTGGCGCAGACGTATTTTCAGCCGGACGGGCTCAGCCTCGCCGTCGTCAGCCCGCTGCGGGACGACGCGCAGCTGCGCGCTGAACTGCGGTGGTCGTGAAGCGGGTGTTTGCCGTGGGCGGTGAACTGGGCTATCACTTGCCGGCGTGCAGGCCGAACACCTCAACGAACCCATCACCCGCCTCGCAAGCAAGGACTTCACGGCCCTCGCCGTGGACCTGACCGTGGCGGGCGCGCTGGCCCAAATTCGCGAACGGGGGGTCGCCGAGAAAATCATTTATTTCTACGTGGTGGACCACGACGGCAAGCTCATGGGCGTGGTGCCGACGCGGCGCCTGTTGACCGCCGCCCTCGACACGCCGCTGGCGCAAATCATGATTGCCCGCGTGGTCGTGGTGCCGGACACGGCCACCATCATGGAGGCCTGCGAGATGTTCCTGCTCCACAAGTTCCTCGCCTTTCCCGTGGTGGACTTGCGCCACCGGCTCGTCGGCGTCATGAACGTGAGCCTGTTCACCGACGAGGTGTTTGACCTGTCCGAGAAATCGCACATGGACGACGTGTTTCAGACAATCGGTTTTCGCGTGGCCGAGGTGCAGAACGCCTCGCCGACCCGGGCGTTTCGGCTGCGTTTTCCGTGGCTGCTCGCCACCATCGGCGGCGGCATTTGCTGCGCCCTGCTGGCGGCGCGCTACGAAGCGACGCTCGCCACCAGCCTCGTGCTGGCGTTTTTTTTGACGCTGGTGCTCGGCCTCGCCGAAAGCGTCAGCGCGCAATCGCTGACGGTCGCGATTCAATCATTGCACGGACGCGAGCCCGATCGCGCCTGGTTTTTGCGCGCCATGGGCAAGGAGTTCCTCACCGCGGTGCTGCTCGGCGGAGCGTGCGGCCTGATCGTCGGACTCGTGGCGTGGCTTTGGCGCGGCAGCCCGAGTGCCGCCGCGGTCATCGGCGGCAGCATCACCCTCGCGATGGTCACCGCGTGTTTGCTGGGGCTGGCGGTGCCCACGATCCTGCACCGCTTGAAACTGGATCCCCGCATCGCCGCCGGACCGATGACGCTGGCGCTGGCGGACATCGGCACGTTGCTGTTCTACTTCAATCTGGCGAAGTTTGTCCTCTCACGCGAATGACGCCGGCCATCCAGTCCGTGGTCACCACCCACACCCCGGAGTCGCTCGTCGAGCTGCTTCACGGCGAGCCCGGGATTGTGCTGCTGCGCAGCGGGCTGTTCGACTCACCACAGGCGCGTTACTCCTTCGTTGCCGCCCGGCCGTTTCTCACCTTTCGTGCCTGCGGATCGCGCTGCGAGGTGACGCCGCACGATGCCGTCGGCCGGCCGCACGTTCAATTCGGCAACCCGTGGCGCGGTCTGGAGGCGCTGCTGGCCCGCTATGAATTGCCGGATGAAGTGGACCTCCCCTTCCCGCTCGGCGGCTGTTTCGGTTTTTGGGGTTATGACCTGAAGGAATTCGTCGAACCCAAGTTGCGGGTTCACACCGCGGCCGACCTTGACCTGCCCGACTGCCAGCTCGGCTTCTATGCCAGCCTCGTCGCGTTCGACCATCGGCTGGGCCAGGCATGGATCATTGCCACCGGGCTGGGCGCCGACGGAGCGCGCGACGAACACCGGCAAGCCGCGCAATTTAACTTCTGGCACGCCCGCCTCACCGCCCGCCCGCAGCCGGAGAGGGTAATTCCACGGCCCAACTGGCACGTGCGCGAGGTCACCTCGAGCTTCAGCCGCGCCGGCTTCATCGCCGCAGTGGAAGCGGCGCAACGCTACATTCACACGGGCGACATTTATCAGGTGAACCTCGCCCAACGGCTGTCGGCGCCGTGCGACGGGACCTCCGTTTCGCCCGCGGCCTTGGGCTGGAATTTGTTCCGCCGGTTGACCGAAGTTTCGCCCGCGCCGTTCGCGGCGTTTCTGGACGGGGGTGATTTTCAACTCGCTTCGTCCTCGCCCGAACAGTTCCTGCGGCTGAGCGGACCGCACATCCAGACCCGACCCATCAAGGGCACGCGCCCGCGTCACCTCGATCCGACGCGCGACGCCCAACTGGCTTACGAACTGCAAACCAGCGCCAAGGAGCAGGCCGAGCTCGTGATGATTACCGACCTGCTGCGCAACGATCTTGGCCGAGTCTGTGAATTCGGCTCCGTGCAGGTTCCGGATTTGCTGCGGCTCGAAAAATTCGCGCAGGTGCAGCACCTCGTTTCCACCATCGAAGGGCGGCTCCGGCCGGAGATCACGCATCTCGACGCTTTGGCCGCGTGCTTCCCTGGCGGCAGCATCACTGGCGCCCCCAAGTTTCGCGCCATGGAAATCATCGATGAACTCGAACCGGTCGCGCGCGGACCTTATTGCGGCGCACTCGGCTACCTCGGGTTCAATCGGGAAAGCCAGCTAAGCATCCTCATCCGCACCGCCATCTGCAAGGACGGCGTCGCCCATTTCCCGGTCGGCGCCGGCATCGTGGCCGATTCGGATCCCGCGGCCGAATACGAGGAGACGCTGGCCAAGGCGCAGGGCTTTTTCGCGGCATTGGAACGGCCTGACGCTCAGTCCGTCAGCCAAGGGACCGGAGCAAAGCCGGACCGGGTTCCGCACTCGCAGCCGGATGTCAAAACCCCATGATTGTTTTCCTCAACGGACAGTTCGTCTCGGAGGCGCAGGCAACCGTCTCGGTGTTCGACCGCTCGTTTCTTTACGGCGACGGCCTGTTTGAAACCCTGCGCGTGACGAACGGCAAACCGTTCCGCTGGGAACAACATCTGGACCGCCTTGTGCGCGGCGCAGAATTTTTAGGCCTCAAAATCCCGTTCGACCGTCCGGCGCTGGCGCGGTTTGCCGGCGAATTGATCGCACAAAATCGCCTGCCTGAAGCGTTGCTGCGGCTGACGTTGTCACGCGGCGTCGGTCCGCGCGGTTACTCGCCGCGCGGCGCGGACCAGCCGTTGCTGGTGATGGCGCTGCACCCATTCAAGATGCCGACGGCCGACCCTGAGTCTTCAATGGGTGGGGTCGTGGCAGCCGGCGGATTGGTTCGCTGGCGGGCGCACACGGCGGGTTGCCGCCTGCCAGCGGGCGAAGCGCTGGCGCAGTTCAAAACCTGCAACAAACTGGCGCAGGTGCTGGCGCGGGCGGAAGCCGAGGCCGCCGGTGCGGATGAAGCCCTGCTCCTCAACACCGCCGGATTTCTGGTGGAAGGCGCGGGCAGCAATCTTTTTTGGATCCGGGATGGCGTCGTCAGCACACCGCCCCTGGCCAGCGGCATTCTCGCCGGCGTGACGCGGGCCGTGGTGCGCGAACTGTGCGAGGCGCGCGGCGTGCCGTTCACGGAGGCGCAGTTGAAACCGGCCGAACTGCCGCAGATGGACGGCGCGTTTTTGTCGCTCAGCTCACTCGGCCTCGTGGAACTGGCGGAAGTGGACGGAACCCCGATCAATCGTGCGCCCATCCTGCCGCAACTGCACGCTGCCTACCAAACGCTGCTGGAAAGGGAGTGTGGCGCCCGTTAGAAAGTTTTTTCCAACTGGAGCACGCGCGGATAGACCGGTGAATTCGTCGGGGTCCGTTCCTTGACGGCCAGGAAAACCTTCTTGGCTTCGTTGGGATCCTCCCGCATCAACGCCAGCGCATAGTCCATTTCAATCCAAGCCTTGCGCGGATCCTGCACCTGCGCGCCATAGGCTTTGAGCCAGTTGCGCATGCCGGTGGCGCCGTTCTTTTGCGCTATCTCCAACGAGGAAGCCAGTTCCCACGGCAGACCGGGAAGCTGGTCAGGTCGCAGGTCCGCACCGGTTTCGACCGTCTGCTTGTGTTTGGCTTCCTCCGCGACCTGCTGGTAATAGGAAAAGAGCTTCCATCCCGCCACCAGAACCAACACGACGATGAATATGGAAATGATTTTGGTCATGAGTCGCTAATCCGCTCGATGCGCGCCCCGAGCCGGCGCAATTTGCCATCAATGTTTTCGTAACCGCGGTCCAAATGGTAAATGCGGCTCACGCTGGTGGTGCCCTTGGCCGCCAGCCCCGCAATGACCAAAGCCGCCGACGCCCGCAAATCGCTGGCCATCACGGGCGCGCCGCTCAACGGCCGGCCACCCTTCACAATCGCACTGGGCCCTTCGATTTCAATGTCCGCCCCCAGGCGCGACAGCTCGCTCACATGCATGAACCGCGATTCAAAGATGCGTTCCGTGATGATGCTGATGCCGGGGGCCAGTGTCAGCAACGCCATCATTTGCGCCTGCACGTCCGTGGGAAAACCGGAATACGGCAGCGTGGTGACATCGACGGCGCGCAACCGGCCGGCGCGCTTCACGATCATGTCATTGCCGCGGCGAGTGACGGCCACCCCGGCGGACCGCAACTTGTCGAGCACTGCATGAAGATGATCGGCCCGCGCGCCCTTGAGCGTCACCTCGCCATCAGTGGCCGCCGCAGCAATGGCAAAAGTGGCGGCCTCGATGCGGTCCGGAATCACCTCGTGTTCGGCGCCGTGCAGTTGTTTGACGCCCGTGATGATGAGAGTGGGACTCCCAGCCCCCGTGATCTTCGCGCCCATCGCAATGAGGAAGTTGGCCAGATCAACCACCTCGGGTTCGCACGCCGCGCTTTCAACTACCGTAACGCCCTCCGCCAGCACGGCGGCCATCATCACATTCGCCGTGCCCAACACCGTCGAACCGGCCCGGCCGCCCAGAAAGACCTCCGTGCCGAGCAAACGCCGCGCCGCGGCCTGCACGTAACCGGCTTCGATGGTGATTTTGGCGCCAAGCGATTCAAAGCCTTTCAGATGCAGATTGATGGGGCGTGCACCAATGACACAACCGCCGGGCAGCGACACCCGGGCGCGTTTCAATCGCCCCAGCAACGGTCCCATGATGCAAATTGAACCGCGCATCTTGCGGACCAGTTCGTAATCCGCCATGCCCTTGATCTTGCGCGCCTGCACGCGGACAGTGTCCCCCTCGATCTTCACATCGGCGCCCAGCCAGCGGAGGATTTCGCCCATGTATTTGACATCGCTCAGGCGGGGCACGCGCCGGATGACGCAGGGTTCTTCAGTGAGCAGAGTGGCGGCGAGAATGGGCAGCACGGCGTTTTTGGCACCGCTGATCTGGACCTCGCCGGCGAGCGGAACACCGCCCTTGATCATCAAACTATCCATGAAATGCGTTGTGGCTGCCGGTCATTGGTTGCGCTCATCAAAACGCCGTAAAACGTCACGGACGCCGCGCAAGAAGGAACCGGTCGCGCAGAGAGTAGTCCTGCCTTGTGCCTTCGACAATCCACTTCTGTGCGGCGAAAATTTCACTCACGGACGCGGCCTGATCATCGCCCAATTCGACCGCAATTCTCCCCGCCGGGTTCAACCAAGCACTCCCCTGCGCCGCGATCTGACGGTAAAAGCGGAGCCCATCCTCGCCGCCATCCAGCGCTTGATGAGGATCAAAATCGCGCACCTCGGGCTGCAATGTGGCGATCTCGGGCGTGGGAATGTAGGGCGGATTGCTGACGATGAGGTCAAAGCGTTGATCATGCGGCAGAGCGGCAAAGCCGTCGCCCGGCACGAACTGAATGCGTTCAGCAGCGCCGGTCCGGACCGCATTGGCCCGGGCGAGTTCCAACGCCGGCGCCGAAATGTCGCCCGCCCAAATCCGGGCGCGGGGCACCTTCAGCGCCAGCGCGATCGCCAGACAGCCCGTGCCGGTGCCGAAGTCGAAAACGCACGGTGCCGGCGCCGGATGTTGCGCGAGCAGTTCCCAGCCGATTTGCGCAAGGGTTTCGGTTTCCGGGCGCGGAATCAATGCAGCCCGGGTGGAGGCGAGTTCGATGCCACAAAAGGAAACCGTGCCGAGAATGTGCTGGAGCGGCTCGCGCTGTCCGCGGCGCCGGACCAGTTCACGGAACGCATCCGTTTCTACGGCCTGGAGCTGCCGCTCGAAATTAAGATACAATTTCAAGCGCGGCAGCTGGAGCACGTGCGCCAGCAGCAGTTCGGCCTGCAGGCGCGACGACTCCACGCCCTTTTGGTCGAAAAACGCGGCGGTTTTCTGAATGGCCTCGAGAACGGTCACGCGTCCGCTGCTAGCCGAGAATGCGCTTGCCCTCGGAGAGGAAGATGCCCTTGAAGTTCATCTCGAGCGCCTGCGGATTGGTGGCCTTGGCCAGGGCTTCCTCCTTGGAAACCTTGCCTTCCTGCACGAGTTTGAACAACGACTGGTTGAAGTTGATCATGCCATCGTCCGTGCCGGTTTCAATGGCGGCAGCCAGCTTGTCGAGGCGGTTTTCCTCGATCATCTTTTTGACGGTCGGCGTGTTGATCATGATTTCCACGGCCGGCGTCATGCGGCCGTTGATGGTCTGCGCCATGCGTTGACAGATGACCGCGCGAAGGCAGCCCGCCAGCTGCCGGCGAACCTGCTCACGTTCATCGGCCTTGAAGAAATCCATGATGCGCGTCACTGACTGCGACGCCGTCGTGGTGTGCAGCGTGGACAGCACGAGATGGCCGGTGTCCGCCGCGCTCATGGCCGCCATGAAGCTGACGGCATCGCGCATTTCGCCCAGCATGATGATGTCCGGATCCTGCCGCAGCACGTGTTTGAGCGCGTGGTGAAAGGAAAGCGTATCCAGCCCGACCTCCCGCTGCTCAATGACCGACTGGTTGTCCTCGAACACGAACTCGATGGGATCCTCCATCGTGACGATGTGTTTTTTGAAGTTGGCATTGATGTGCTCAAGCATGCACGCGAGCGTCGTGGATTTGCCGGACCCGGTGGCGCCGGCCACCAGAACGATGCCGCGCGGCGTTGAGGCCATATCCTTCAGCACTTCGGGCAGACCGAGTTCATGAAAGGCGGGCACGGTGGATTTGACGTGCCGCATGGCGAGACAGAACTGGCCCCGCTGCTGAAAAAGGTTCGTGCGGAAACGACCCACACCCGGCAGGAAGTAGGAGAAATCCACCTCCCGTTCCTCCTCGAGGCGATGCTTGAGATGCTGCGGGGTGATGTTCTCCACCACCTTGTTCATCCATTCCTCGGTGGGATAAGGGCACTCGGCGGCCACAAGATCCCGGCTGATGCGATAAATGACCGGCCCCCCGACTTTGATATGAACATCCGACGCGTGGCTGTCAACGCCGGCCGTAAGAATCTTGTGGAACAGTTCCATGCCGCCAGTCTAGCGGCCGGGTCGCGGTCACGCCAGCGGGGATTGCGCCAGCGCGCTCAAGCGGGCCTGCGCCTGCTTGGAGAGGCTGGTGAACACCATGGAAACGTGGTAGCCGGAATGCTTGTTTCCCGAGCAACTGATCACCACACCGCTGCAGTTGACGACCTCGTTGTCGCGGGCCCGCAGGGTCAGGGTCATTTCCGTCCATGCCGCAAAAGGCGTTGGACTGCGGAACTCAATGCCGCTGCGGTGCAGGACGACGGAATCCTCCGTCAGGGTCAAGTGTGCCTCGCGTCCGTGGATGGTGACATTGCTCGGCAGGAAGTTGTTGTTGGTGGTGGTGGCTTTTCTGGCGCTCATACGCTTGAATCAGGTTAACACGAGGCTGGATTACGTCAAATTAGCAATCACCACTCAATGATCGCCGCGCCCCACGTCAAACCCGCCCCAAACGCGACGATCATGATGAGGTCACCACGCACCACGCGCCCGGAAGCCACCGCCTCATCCAGCGCGATGGCCACTGAAGCCGCCGACGTGTTGCCATAGCGGTCCAAATTCACAAACAACTGCTCGGGCTTTGCCCCCAGGCGGTCTCCGACCGCGTCAATGATGCGCCGGTTGGCCTGATGCGGGATGATGCATTTGATGCGCGAAATATCCAGTTCGCACTGTTTCATCGCCTCCTTGGCCGCCCCATACATGGCCTGCACGGCGTTTTTGAAGGTTTCCTTGCCGGTCATGCGCAGGTAGTGCTGCCGCGCGGCAACCGAATCCTGCGTTGCCGGGCAACGGCTGCCGCCACCCGGCATGTAGAGCAGATCCGCATTGTTCCCGTCCGCTCCCATGACCGCCGTCAAGAGGCCATGCGAATTCGGTCGGTTTTGCAAAATGGCCGCCCCCGCCCCGTCGCCAAAAAGGACGCATGTGTTGCGATCCGTCCAGTCCACGATGGAGGAGAGTTTCTCCGCACCGATGACAAGCACCGTGTCGTAGGTGCGCGAGGTGATGAATTGCTGGCCGATTTCGAGGGCGTAAATAAAACCCGAGCAGGCCGCTTCCACATCGAACGCCGCGGCCCGGCGCGCGCCGAGCTTGCGCTGCACAAGACAGGCCGTGTTCGGGAACGGCATGTCCGGCGTGATGGTCGCCACAATGATCAAGTCGATCTGCTCGGCCGTCACGCCTGCCATTTGCATGGCCTTGTGCGCAGCCAGCGCAGCCATGTCGGACGTGAATTCATCCTCGGCCGCAAGCCGGCGCTCACGGATGCCGGTGCGCGTCACGATCCACTCGTCCGAAGTCTCCACCAGCTTTTCCAGGTCGGCGTTCGACAGCACGCGCGCGGGCACGTAGGAGCCCACGCCGGTCACCGAACAAGTGCGGCCGACGAAGTTGTGCTTGGCCCGGGGATTTTTCAGGGAAGTCGTGGGTGTGGCACTCATGCTGTGGGAGAAGTTGCCGGCGTGGCCGCCGCCAGGGCGGCATCGGCGCGGGCGATTTGCGCCGCCAAGGTCTTGTTCAAGTCGTGTTTGATTTCCTGCGCTGCGACCCGCAGGGCGTTGGCGATGGCGCGGGCGCGGGATGAGCCATGGGCTTTGATGACCACGCCGTTCAGACCGAGCACCACGGCGCCCCCATAAACCTCCGGATCCAACCGCTGCTTGAGCGCCTTGAAGGCACCGCGGGCCAGGGCCGCCCCGACCTTGCGCATGGGCGTGGCGGTCAACTGTTGTTTCAACAGTCCGGCAATCGTCGAACTCAGGCTTTCCGCCGTTTTCAACACGACGTTGCCCGTAAAGCCATCCGTCACCACCACATCAACCGCATCGTCAAACAGGTCGAAGCCTTCCACGTAGCCAATGAAGTTCAAATCCAGAAGCCCACAAAGCCGCGCCGCTTCCCGGGTCAGGTCGTTGCCCTTCGATTCCTCGGAGCCGTTGCTGAGGACGCCCACCCGGGGCCGCTCATGACCGAGGATTTCGCGGGCATAGAGGCTGCCCATGACGGCAAATTGAGCGAGGTGCGTGGGTTCCGCCACGGCGTTGGCGCCGGCATCGAGCAGAACGAAGTCGCGCGAGCGGGACGGCATGCGACAGGCGATGGCCGGTCGTTCCACCCCGGGCAACCGGCCAAGCTTCATTGAACCGGCCACGAGCGCGCCCGTGTTACCCGGCGAAATGACGGCATCGGCCTTGTCATTGCGCACCAATTCAATCGCCCGGACCATCGAGGAATCCTTTTTTTTGCGGATTCCCTCGAGCGGGTTGTCGTCCATGGTCAGGACTTCGGTGGTGTGAATGATCTGAATACGCCGGTCGGTCAATCCGGCACGGGAAAGTTCGGTCTGAATGTCCCGTTCGTTGCCAACCAGAAGAACTGCCGAGATTTCCAAATCGGCTTCAAACGCCCGCCTCAACCCATCTATGACCACCCCGCAACCATGGTCACCGCCCATGACATCCACTGCCAGTCGCATAAATGAAAGAACGCGGAAAGCCCGGCTTTCCGCGTCCCGCGAACGGAAATCAGGCGCCCGCAGTAACGGTCACCACCTGCCGGCCCTTGTAAAAACCGCACGCCGGGCAAACCCGGTGCGGCATGTAGGGCGCAGCGCATTGGGGGCAGACGCCCAAAACGGGAAGCTTGAGCACGCTGTTGTAGGCCCGCCGCATGCGCTGACGGCTGTGTGACGGTTTACGTTTCGGAACACCCATATTGCTTAAATCCTATAATTTTAATTTGTTCAACTCGGCCAGGGCCGATGACGGAAGCCCCGCCTTCGCCCGATTTGACTTTTTCGACTTCCCGCGCGGGACGCCCGTCAAGCCGCTGCACTCCGGTTCGCAGGCCGGATGCTGCGGAAACCCGAGGAGAATATCTTCGCGAATGGGAGGCGTCAAGTCCACCAAGTCATTCGCCACCGGCACGGCATCCTCGCCTTCCAACGCCAGGTGGGCGACCCAATGGGGCAGTTCCAGATGAAAAACGAACTTCTTCAGGCAGCGAACGCACTGGCAGTCCAGGCGCAGGCTCAAATGCCCTTGCACAAGAATCGCATGCTCAAGCTTCTCCGCCTCCAGATCATAAACCAGCGGCGATCGGGCCTGAACCATTTCGTCGGTCAAACCAAGGTCCAATTCCTCCACCGGCAGCTCGCCCGCCAAGTGCAGCGAGTCGCGCAGCAAATGTTGAATGTTTACCTGTAACGGCATGGCAACCTAACGATGCGACGTTTGGAACTTGGCTTCAAGCGCAGCTTTGATGTGGGCCGGCACGAAGGCACTCACGTCGCCTCCCAACCGGCAGATTTCCTTGATCATCCGTGAACTCAAATACGTGTAGGTGTCCTTGGGCATCATGAAGATGGTTTCGACCCGCTCGTTCATGTTGCGATTCATCAGGGCCAGCTGAAATTCAAACTCGAAATCAGACACCGCCCGCAACCCGCGGACAATGGCCTGGGCGCCGCGCTGTTCCACAAAATCCACCAACAACCGGTCAAATGAATCCACCTCCACCGTTGGCAGGTGCTGAACCGACTCGCGCGTGAGCTGCATGCGTTCCTGAAGACTGAAGAGCGGCTGCTTCGCCTCGTTGTGAGCCACCGCCACGATCACGCGGTCGAACAACTTGGTCGCGCGCTGAATGACGTCCAGATGGCCGTTTGTCAGCGGGTCAAAACTGCCGGGACAAATGGCAATGCGCATGTCGCCAAGGTAGTTGATGGATGACGCAAGACGAGCACGAAAAAACACCGCGACCTCAGGCGGACGGTGTCGGTTGCCACGGCACCTCGTAAATGCGGACGGCGTTGCGAATGCCTTTGACCTCCACGGCCGAAAGCGGAAGGCACGT
This genomic interval carries:
- a CDS encoding pitrilysin family protein is translated as MYSLTTLPNGLRVATAEMPHMASVSVGLWVGVGSRYEPAPLNGVSHFIEHMLFKGTHRRSAREISEEVEGIGGYLNAFTSEEITCFHARVHHHHFADVLDVLMDMLHHSCFAPADIVKERDVIKEEIAMYRDQPAQQVQELLNAIVWPNHPLGRSITGTNRSLDRLRRLQLTGFLGRNYVAGNTVVVAAGNIRHAAVVRAASRYARHFRTGAPPVCPPAEARQRGPRLKLFAKPIEQAQLALGLRTCSRHDDRRFALRVFNAILGENMSSRLFQRIREDLGLAYTIYSTPSFYADTGDLVISAGLDTDNLPRTLRLIRQELERCAAAAPGRAELQRARDFVIGQFDLTLESTENQMNFVGEQVLGYGRLTAPELTKRRLAAVTATQIRLVAQTYFQPDGLSLAVVSPLRDDAQLRAELRWS
- a CDS encoding magnesium transporter is translated as MQAEHLNEPITRLASKDFTALAVDLTVAGALAQIRERGVAEKIIYFYVVDHDGKLMGVVPTRRLLTAALDTPLAQIMIARVVVVPDTATIMEACEMFLLHKFLAFPVVDLRHRLVGVMNVSLFTDEVFDLSEKSHMDDVFQTIGFRVAEVQNASPTRAFRLRFPWLLATIGGGICCALLAARYEATLATSLVLAFFLTLVLGLAESVSAQSLTVAIQSLHGREPDRAWFLRAMGKEFLTAVLLGGACGLIVGLVAWLWRGSPSAAAVIGGSITLAMVTACLLGLAVPTILHRLKLDPRIAAGPMTLALADIGTLLFYFNLAKFVLSRE
- the pabB gene encoding aminodeoxychorismate synthase component I, with translation MTPAIQSVVTTHTPESLVELLHGEPGIVLLRSGLFDSPQARYSFVAARPFLTFRACGSRCEVTPHDAVGRPHVQFGNPWRGLEALLARYELPDEVDLPFPLGGCFGFWGYDLKEFVEPKLRVHTAADLDLPDCQLGFYASLVAFDHRLGQAWIIATGLGADGARDEHRQAAQFNFWHARLTARPQPERVIPRPNWHVREVTSSFSRAGFIAAVEAAQRYIHTGDIYQVNLAQRLSAPCDGTSVSPAALGWNLFRRLTEVSPAPFAAFLDGGDFQLASSSPEQFLRLSGPHIQTRPIKGTRPRHLDPTRDAQLAYELQTSAKEQAELVMITDLLRNDLGRVCEFGSVQVPDLLRLEKFAQVQHLVSTIEGRLRPEITHLDALAACFPGGSITGAPKFRAMEIIDELEPVARGPYCGALGYLGFNRESQLSILIRTAICKDGVAHFPVGAGIVADSDPAAEYEETLAKAQGFFAALERPDAQSVSQGTGAKPDRVPHSQPDVKTP
- a CDS encoding aminotransferase class IV, whose amino-acid sequence is MIVFLNGQFVSEAQATVSVFDRSFLYGDGLFETLRVTNGKPFRWEQHLDRLVRGAEFLGLKIPFDRPALARFAGELIAQNRLPEALLRLTLSRGVGPRGYSPRGADQPLLVMALHPFKMPTADPESSMGGVVAAGGLVRWRAHTAGCRLPAGEALAQFKTCNKLAQVLARAEAEAAGADEALLLNTAGFLVEGAGSNLFWIRDGVVSTPPLASGILAGVTRAVVRELCEARGVPFTEAQLKPAELPQMDGAFLSLSSLGLVELAEVDGTPINRAPILPQLHAAYQTLLERECGAR
- the murA gene encoding UDP-N-acetylglucosamine 1-carboxyvinyltransferase, which translates into the protein MDSLMIKGGVPLAGEVQISGAKNAVLPILAATLLTEEPCVIRRVPRLSDVKYMGEILRWLGADVKIEGDTVRVQARKIKGMADYELVRKMRGSICIMGPLLGRLKRARVSLPGGCVIGARPINLHLKGFESLGAKITIEAGYVQAAARRLLGTEVFLGGRAGSTVLGTANVMMAAVLAEGVTVVESAACEPEVVDLANFLIAMGAKITGAGSPTLIITGVKQLHGAEHEVIPDRIEAATFAIAAAATDGEVTLKGARADHLHAVLDKLRSAGVAVTRRGNDMIVKRAGRLRAVDVTTLPYSGFPTDVQAQMMALLTLAPGISIITERIFESRFMHVSELSRLGADIEIEGPSAIVKGGRPLSGAPVMASDLRASAALVIAGLAAKGTTSVSRIYHLDRGYENIDGKLRRLGARIERISDS
- the prmC gene encoding peptide chain release factor N(5)-glutamine methyltransferase, with amino-acid sequence MTVLEAIQKTAAFFDQKGVESSRLQAELLLAHVLQLPRLKLYLNFERQLQAVETDAFRELVRRRGQREPLQHILGTVSFCGIELASTRAALIPRPETETLAQIGWELLAQHPAPAPCVFDFGTGTGCLAIALALKVPRARIWAGDISAPALELARANAVRTGAAERIQFVPGDGFAALPHDQRFDLIVSNPPYIPTPEIATLQPEVRDFDPHQALDGGEDGLRFYRQIAAQGSAWLNPAGRIAVELGDDQAASVSEIFAAQKWIVEGTRQDYSLRDRFLLARRP
- a CDS encoding PilT/PilU family type 4a pilus ATPase, which encodes MELFHKILTAGVDSHASDVHIKVGGPVIYRISRDLVAAECPYPTEEWMNKVVENITPQHLKHRLEEEREVDFSYFLPGVGRFRTNLFQQRGQFCLAMRHVKSTVPAFHELGLPEVLKDMASTPRGIVLVAGATGSGKSTTLACMLEHINANFKKHIVTMEDPIEFVFEDNQSVIEQREVGLDTLSFHHALKHVLRQDPDIIMLGEMRDAVSFMAAMSAADTGHLVLSTLHTTTASQSVTRIMDFFKADEREQVRRQLAGCLRAVICQRMAQTINGRMTPAVEIMINTPTVKKMIEENRLDKLAAAIETGTDDGMINFNQSLFKLVQEGKVSKEEALAKATNPQALEMNFKGIFLSEGKRILG
- a CDS encoding PilZ domain-containing protein — translated: MSARKATTTNNNFLPSNVTIHGREAHLTLTEDSVVLHRSGIEFRSPTPFAAWTEMTLTLRARDNEVVNCSGVVISCSGNKHSGYHVSMVFTSLSKQAQARLSALAQSPLA
- a CDS encoding beta-ketoacyl-ACP synthase III; protein product: MSATPTTSLKNPRAKHNFVGRTCSVTGVGSYVPARVLSNADLEKLVETSDEWIVTRTGIRERRLAAEDEFTSDMAALAAHKAMQMAGVTAEQIDLIIVATITPDMPFPNTACLVQRKLGARRAAAFDVEAACSGFIYALEIGQQFITSRTYDTVLVIGAEKLSSIVDWTDRNTCVLFGDGAGAAILQNRPNSHGLLTAVMGADGNNADLLYMPGGGSRCPATQDSVAARQHYLRMTGKETFKNAVQAMYGAAKEAMKQCELDISRIKCIIPHQANRRIIDAVGDRLGAKPEQLFVNLDRYGNTSAASVAIALDEAVASGRVVRGDLIMIVAFGAGLTWGAAIIEW
- the plsX gene encoding phosphate acyltransferase PlsX, with protein sequence MRLAVDVMGGDHGCGVVIDGLRRAFEADLEISAVLLVGNERDIQTELSRAGLTDRRIQIIHTTEVLTMDDNPLEGIRKKKDSSMVRAIELVRNDKADAVISPGNTGALVAGSMKLGRLPGVERPAIACRMPSRSRDFVLLDAGANAVAEPTHLAQFAVMGSLYAREILGHERPRVGVLSNGSEESKGNDLTREAARLCGLLDLNFIGYVEGFDLFDDAVDVVVTDGFTGNVVLKTAESLSSTIAGLLKQQLTATPMRKVGAALARGAFKALKQRLDPEVYGGAVVLGLNGVVIKAHGSSRARAIANALRVAAQEIKHDLNKTLAAQIARADAALAAATPATSPTA
- the rpmF gene encoding 50S ribosomal protein L32, producing MGVPKRKPSHSRQRMRRAYNSVLKLPVLGVCPQCAAPYMPHRVCPACGFYKGRQVVTVTAGA